The DNA segment AAATCCGGCGTGCATGGACTGATCATGCTAGGATCGGTGGGAGAAAACACGGCCCTGGAAGCGGAAGAAAAACGGGAAGTCCTGCGGGCGGTGGTGGAACACGTGGCCGGGCGGGTGCCGGTGCTTTCCGGTGTGGCGGAGACCACGACCCGGGCGGCCTGCCGGTTTGCCGCGGACGCCAGTGCGATCGGCGTGGATGGGCTAATGGTGCTTCCCGCGATGATCTACAAGGCCGACGCGCGGGAGGCGGTCACGCACTTTCGCGCGGTGGCGGGGGCCAGCGATCTGCCGATCATGATTTATAATAATCCCGTGGCGTACCATGTGGACCTTTGGCCGGAGTTGCTGCTGGAACTGGCGGACGAACCCAAGTTTGTCGCGGTCAAGGAATCCTCCGATAATGTGCGGCGGATCACCGACATCCGCAATGTCTGCAATGACCGTTATATCCTTTTTTGCGGCGTGGATGATCTGATACTGGAAAGCCTGCTACTAGGGGCCAAGGGCTGGGTGAGCGGGCTGGTCAACGCTTTTCCCGTGGAAAACCGCCGCCTGTGGGATCTCGCGCAGGCGGGCCAGTGGGAGGCGGCGCTCCAACTGTACCGCTGGTACACGCCGTTACTGCACCTAGATACTCATGTCAAGCTGGTGCAATATATCAAGCTGGCCGTGCAAGTTTGTGGCTATGGCAATGAACTGACCCGTCCGCCGCGGTTGCCCCTGGTCGGCGAGGAACGGGATCGCATCTTGCGCATCATTCGCCGGGGATTGGATACGCGGCCAGTTATGTCATGATCCGCCATGAACTGACGCACGTTCCATACGGACAAAACCCCGGTTATTCCACGTGATTTGGCCTCAAAGCGTGGATTTGCGGGGTGCCACGCAACTGGGTTGCCACGCGCGAACCGCTCTTGGTCGGTTTCTACTGTCAGCTTGGCTGGATTAGCGTGGTTAAGAGCAAATTAGTGTTCAAGAGATTTTTAGAATGCTAATTCTTCGATAGTCCATGCCAATTCAGTTAGGGAACATACAGGCGCCCCGTTCCTCTGAGTGATTTTATTTCTAACAGAAACTCTAGCAACTGGACTGCTGCGCGTTCCGCATAATCGCGGTCGCGCAAAACTCGGTCGGGATGGGAAATGGTAATGACGGGGTAGCTGCTCGACGTTCCGTACTCACGAATGGTAGATTCCAACGAATGGGGACCATCGGCATTTCGATTGCCGGTTATTAAGATAGTATCTTGCGACTGGCAAGTATGCCATATTTCTGGAATCTTGCGCGCTTGGAGAAAGACCTAAACTAGCAAATGTCTCCAGCGATTCAAAACAAGCACCGGCGACATCTCGCCAAACAGGTGTCGACCAAATATGGA comes from the Pirellulales bacterium genome and includes:
- a CDS encoding dihydrodipicolinate synthase family protein: MSLLAAAANWQGVFPAAVTHFHDDFGLNLPATLGHVEVMLKSGVHGLIMLGSVGENTALEAEEKREVLRAVVEHVAGRVPVLSGVAETTTRAACRFAADASAIGVDGLMVLPAMIYKADAREAVTHFRAVAGASDLPIMIYNNPVAYHVDLWPELLLELADEPKFVAVKESSDNVRRITDIRNVCNDRYILFCGVDDLILESLLLGAKGWVSGLVNAFPVENRRLWDLAQAGQWEAALQLYRWYTPLLHLDTHVKLVQYIKLAVQVCGYGNELTRPPRLPLVGEERDRILRIIRRGLDTRPVMS